Proteins encoded within one genomic window of Microbacterium sp. zg-B185:
- a CDS encoding MFS transporter, with protein MSTPPVSALRSRAAVSAAYAAQGFGYAVVVTSLPVFKDRQGIDDVGVSLIVLLVCVTAAVGSIIADVLAKWRGSRVALSVALAFEVLALVAIVLTALVPGLALWVFVAAFGIYGIGLGGVDAAGAMQGVLVQRRYGRDIMGGYFAAYTAAAIVGALAVAGSTAVGLAVVMPLTLAAIVASAVALLGAGAFDPARAAAPVGRHGKAPLPRRGIWLFGFVLLAAFTVDSAVSTWSTVYLQDQLLTAGALAPLGYAAYQAAILVTRLLTDPAVGRFGRTRVVLAAAVISLLGCGLVALLPFPVAAIGGFALAGVAVGALVPLTFTSAGALAPARSDEIIARVNLFNYVGAVLGAVMLGLLADSPGLGVAFLLPAALLVPVLLTARRFRAPVALTSSAPLTAVSAGGEAAASVDD; from the coding sequence GTGAGCACCCCTCCGGTTTCCGCCTTACGCTCGCGAGCTGCCGTCAGCGCCGCGTACGCCGCGCAAGGGTTCGGCTACGCGGTGGTGGTGACCTCGCTGCCGGTGTTCAAGGACCGTCAGGGGATCGACGACGTCGGGGTCTCGCTGATCGTCCTGCTGGTATGCGTGACGGCGGCGGTCGGCTCGATCATCGCGGATGTGCTGGCCAAGTGGCGGGGCAGCCGAGTCGCTCTGAGCGTTGCGCTGGCGTTCGAGGTCCTCGCCCTCGTCGCGATCGTGCTGACTGCCCTGGTGCCGGGGCTTGCGCTCTGGGTGTTCGTGGCCGCGTTCGGCATCTACGGGATCGGTCTGGGCGGCGTGGACGCCGCGGGCGCCATGCAGGGCGTGCTCGTGCAACGGCGATACGGACGCGACATCATGGGCGGATACTTCGCCGCCTACACCGCCGCCGCCATCGTCGGGGCCCTCGCCGTGGCCGGCTCGACGGCGGTCGGGCTTGCCGTGGTCATGCCGCTCACGCTCGCCGCGATCGTGGCGAGCGCGGTGGCGCTGCTCGGTGCAGGCGCGTTCGACCCGGCGCGGGCTGCGGCGCCGGTGGGCCGGCACGGCAAGGCACCGCTCCCCCGACGCGGGATCTGGCTCTTCGGCTTCGTGCTGCTCGCGGCGTTCACCGTGGATTCGGCGGTGAGCACCTGGAGCACCGTGTACCTGCAGGATCAGCTGCTGACCGCTGGCGCCCTGGCGCCGCTGGGCTACGCCGCCTATCAGGCGGCGATCCTGGTCACGCGGCTGCTCACCGATCCCGCCGTCGGGCGGTTCGGCCGCACCCGGGTCGTCCTCGCCGCCGCGGTCATCTCCCTCCTGGGATGCGGGCTGGTCGCGCTCCTGCCGTTCCCGGTCGCCGCCATCGGGGGGTTCGCTCTGGCCGGCGTGGCCGTAGGCGCGCTCGTGCCGCTGACCTTCACCTCCGCCGGTGCGCTGGCCCCGGCGCGCAGCGACGAGATCATCGCCCGCGTGAACCTGTTCAACTACGTCGGCGCGGTGCTGGGAGCGGTCATGCTCGGCCTCCTCGCCGACTCTCCCGGCCTGGGAGTCGCCTTCCTGCTTCCGGCGGCCCTCCTGGTGCCGGTGCTGCTGACCGCGCGGCGGTTCCGTGCACCCGTGGCCCTCACCTCCTCAGCGCCGCTGACCGCCGTCTCCGCGGGCGGCGAAGCCGCGGCATCCGTCGATGACTAA
- a CDS encoding YihY/virulence factor BrkB family protein: protein MSHKSASEARTAAAEAARTEQTLRQRWEGTQGSIRERIDEPIQAATRLTQRTLAWFPVRVWRHFLQNNGFLLGAGISYQGLFAIFAAIYVTFAVTGLWLGGNTEAVNAVITLINSYIPGLIGPQGVITTAEVQEIASNATGALSITGLIAFGAVIWTAIGWVTYSRRGVRDMFGIPPDRRSYVLLKARDLAAALIFGAALIVGAALTWVSSWALSWLLSLFGIDLGPGMVDVSIRIGSVIVSFAINAAALAALFRFLTDTSLQWRMIWPGALLGGAALTVLQFSAGVLVSYTPSNPLLATFAIFVGLLLWFKISGIIMLVAAAWIAVASQDKHIPIFAPSEAEQIAAEHRALLLAAQVRLRAAREARATAPWYRAWRADFAVREAEDELREVEASAPPPRPAASAHAARAAARKATAVTPAPDPAAPVHTPHVRRGH, encoded by the coding sequence GTGAGCCACAAGAGCGCATCCGAGGCGCGCACCGCCGCAGCGGAGGCCGCCCGCACGGAGCAGACGCTCCGGCAGAGGTGGGAGGGGACGCAGGGTTCCATCCGCGAGCGCATCGACGAGCCCATCCAGGCCGCCACCCGGCTCACGCAGCGGACGCTGGCGTGGTTCCCGGTACGCGTGTGGCGCCACTTCCTCCAGAACAACGGCTTCCTGCTCGGGGCGGGCATCAGCTACCAGGGGCTGTTCGCGATCTTCGCCGCCATCTACGTCACCTTCGCCGTCACCGGACTCTGGCTCGGCGGCAACACCGAGGCCGTCAACGCGGTGATCACGCTGATCAACAGCTACATCCCCGGGCTGATCGGCCCGCAGGGAGTCATCACCACAGCGGAGGTTCAGGAGATCGCCTCAAACGCGACCGGGGCGCTGAGCATCACCGGGCTGATCGCATTCGGTGCCGTGATCTGGACCGCGATCGGCTGGGTGACCTATTCGCGGCGCGGCGTGCGGGACATGTTCGGAATCCCCCCGGACCGGCGCAGCTACGTGCTGCTGAAGGCGCGCGACCTGGCCGCGGCTCTCATCTTCGGCGCAGCGCTGATCGTCGGCGCGGCGCTGACCTGGGTCAGCTCGTGGGCGCTGTCCTGGCTGCTCTCGCTGTTCGGGATCGACCTGGGCCCGGGCATGGTCGATGTCAGCATTCGCATCGGGTCGGTGATCGTGTCGTTCGCGATCAACGCGGCCGCCCTCGCGGCCCTGTTCCGATTCCTCACCGACACGTCGCTGCAGTGGCGCATGATCTGGCCCGGCGCACTGCTGGGCGGGGCGGCGCTGACGGTGCTCCAGTTCAGCGCCGGTGTGCTGGTCAGCTACACCCCGTCCAACCCGCTGCTGGCCACGTTCGCGATCTTCGTCGGCCTGCTGCTGTGGTTCAAGATCAGCGGGATCATCATGCTGGTGGCTGCCGCCTGGATCGCGGTGGCGTCCCAGGACAAGCACATCCCGATCTTCGCCCCGAGCGAGGCCGAGCAGATCGCTGCGGAGCACCGCGCACTCCTCCTGGCCGCGCAGGTGCGCCTGCGCGCGGCGCGGGAAGCCCGCGCGACCGCCCCCTGGTATCGCGCGTGGCGCGCCGACTTCGCCGTCCGGGAGGCCGAGGACGAGCTGCGAGAGGTGGAGGCGTCCGCACCCCCGCCGCGCCCGGCCGCCTCCGCGCACGCGGCGCGCGCGGCGGCACGCAAGGCCACCGCCGTGACGCCCGCTCCCGATCCGGCCGCGCCGGTGCACACGCCGCATGTCCGGCGTGGTCATTAA
- a CDS encoding exodeoxyribonuclease III, with product MPHRVRIASINVNGIRAATRKGMLEWLDAADVDIMALQEVRASADELRLALPGWELVNDEALAKGRAGVAIASRIVPVQVRTVLGQEGLDSAGRWLEADIEIDGERLTVVSAYVHTGEADTPRQDAKWAFLDAMEARLPLLAAASPLSLVMGDLNVGHRELDIRNWKGNVKKAGFLPRERAYFDRFLGPAGAQVTGVDGSTGTGLGWVDVGRAHAGEIDGPYTWWSMRGRAFDNDSGWRIDYHLATPQLAARVTDYRVVRAPSWDTRWSDHAPVVADYRLGS from the coding sequence GTGCCACATCGCGTCCGCATCGCCTCGATCAATGTCAACGGGATCCGGGCGGCGACCCGCAAGGGCATGCTCGAATGGCTGGATGCCGCGGACGTGGACATCATGGCACTGCAGGAGGTCCGCGCCAGCGCCGACGAGCTGAGGCTTGCGCTGCCGGGGTGGGAGCTGGTCAACGACGAGGCCCTCGCCAAGGGCCGCGCCGGCGTCGCGATCGCAAGTCGGATCGTGCCGGTGCAGGTGCGCACCGTGCTCGGCCAGGAGGGCCTGGACAGCGCGGGCAGATGGCTCGAGGCCGACATCGAGATCGACGGCGAACGCCTCACCGTGGTCAGCGCGTACGTGCACACCGGCGAGGCCGATACGCCCCGCCAGGATGCGAAGTGGGCGTTCCTGGACGCGATGGAGGCTCGCCTGCCGCTCCTGGCCGCGGCATCCCCGCTGTCCCTGGTCATGGGCGATCTGAACGTCGGGCACCGCGAACTGGACATCCGCAACTGGAAGGGCAACGTCAAGAAGGCGGGCTTCCTGCCCCGCGAGCGCGCCTACTTCGACCGCTTCCTCGGCCCCGCCGGCGCACAGGTCACGGGGGTCGACGGGTCCACCGGCACGGGGCTGGGCTGGGTGGATGTCGGGCGCGCACACGCCGGCGAGATCGACGGCCCGTACACGTGGTGGTCGATGCGGGGGCGGGCGTTCGACAACGACTCCGGCTGGCGCATCGATTACCACCTCGCCACCCCGCAGCTGGCCGCGCGGGTCACCGATTACCGCGTCGTTCGCGCCCCGTCCTGGGACACCCGCTGGAGCGATCACGCGCCCGTGGTCGCGGACTACCGGCTCGGCAGCTGA
- the trpS gene encoding tryptophan--tRNA ligase produces the protein MTKPRLYSGMQPSADSLQIGNYIGALLQWRDLQEAYDAFFSVVDLHALTQPNDPAELREKTRRTAAQYIAAGIEPSKSTLYVQSHVPAHPELAWILSTITGFGEAGRMTQFKDKSQRYGTDATSVGLFTYPVLMAADILLYQTDIVPVGDDQKQHVELTRDLAERFNSRYGETFRVPMPVIQKDTARIYDLQNPTAKMSKSAESDAGTLWLLDDPSLSAKKIMRAVTDSEGSVRYDREAKPGVSNLLVIYAALTGRQIPAIEDEYAGRGYGDFKKGLAEVVVGEFGPVRARALELLDDKAELDRVLAVNAGRASEVADRTVADVYDKVGLLRRA, from the coding sequence GTGACGAAACCTCGCTTGTACTCCGGCATGCAGCCCTCCGCCGACTCGCTCCAGATCGGCAACTACATCGGAGCGCTGCTGCAGTGGCGCGACCTGCAGGAGGCTTACGACGCGTTCTTCTCGGTCGTGGACCTGCACGCCCTGACGCAGCCGAACGATCCGGCCGAGCTGCGCGAGAAGACGCGTCGCACCGCCGCGCAGTACATCGCGGCCGGCATCGAGCCGTCCAAATCCACCCTCTACGTGCAGTCGCACGTCCCCGCGCACCCCGAGCTCGCGTGGATCCTCTCCACCATCACCGGCTTCGGCGAGGCCGGACGGATGACCCAGTTCAAGGACAAGTCCCAGCGCTACGGCACCGACGCGACATCGGTCGGCCTGTTCACCTATCCGGTGCTGATGGCTGCGGACATCCTGCTGTATCAGACCGACATCGTGCCGGTCGGGGACGATCAGAAGCAGCACGTCGAGCTGACCCGCGATCTGGCGGAGCGGTTCAACTCCCGGTACGGCGAGACATTTCGGGTGCCGATGCCGGTGATCCAGAAGGACACCGCGCGCATCTACGACCTGCAGAACCCGACCGCGAAGATGTCCAAGTCGGCGGAGTCCGATGCCGGGACCCTGTGGCTGCTGGATGACCCGTCGCTGAGCGCCAAGAAGATCATGCGCGCGGTCACCGACAGCGAGGGTTCGGTGCGGTACGACCGCGAGGCCAAGCCCGGCGTGTCGAACCTGCTCGTCATCTACGCGGCCCTGACCGGGCGGCAGATCCCCGCGATCGAGGACGAGTACGCCGGTCGCGGATACGGCGACTTCAAGAAGGGGCTGGCCGAGGTCGTGGTGGGCGAGTTCGGTCCGGTCCGCGCCCGCGCCCTCGAGCTGCTGGACGACAAGGCCGAGCTGGACCGCGTGCTGGCCGTCAACGCCGGGCGCGCCTCCGAGGTCGCCGACCGCACCGTCGCCGACGTCTACGACAAGGTCGGCCTGCTGCGCCGGGCCTGA
- a CDS encoding GNAT family protein, translated as MRTARLAGMISINGISAGGTGEIGYWVAPTARRRAVLTEAARAVIDWGFSGAGPALQRLQWRAVAGNVASARSARALGFRYEGLLRGALANSFGRDDGWIAGLLPQDDRMPQPWPVLPD; from the coding sequence GTGAGGACGGCCCGGCTGGCCGGCATGATCAGCATCAACGGCATCAGCGCGGGCGGCACCGGAGAGATCGGCTACTGGGTGGCGCCGACGGCCCGTCGCCGCGCCGTGCTCACCGAGGCGGCCCGCGCCGTGATCGATTGGGGCTTCAGCGGCGCCGGTCCGGCACTGCAGCGGCTCCAGTGGCGCGCCGTGGCGGGCAACGTCGCCTCCGCGCGGTCCGCGCGCGCCCTCGGGTTCCGGTACGAAGGGCTCCTGCGCGGCGCCCTGGCCAACTCGTTCGGGCGGGACGACGGCTGGATCGCCGGGCTGCTGCCGCAGGACGACCGGATGCCGCAGCCCTGGCCGGTGCTCCCCGACTGA
- a CDS encoding DNA-formamidopyrimidine glycosylase family protein produces MPEMPEVQGLVDFLGGRTTGLTITRVTVAAFAALKTYDPPVDALVGAEITGATRHGKFIDLATTTTDAAPHLIFHLAKAGWLRWYDELPATIIRPGKTPIALRVAFSDGSGFDLTEAGTKKSLAVYVVTDPQDVPGIARLGPDPLDPAFTRDTLAGLVQGRRTQIKGVLRDQSILAGVGNAYSDEILHDARMSPYALAATLTDEDIDGLHAAMTRTLAEAVATASGKPPAELKDAKRRGMQVHGRRGETCPVCGDVVRSVFFADNSLEYCATCQTGGKILADRRLSRLLK; encoded by the coding sequence ATGCCGGAGATGCCCGAAGTCCAGGGGCTCGTCGACTTCCTGGGTGGACGCACGACGGGCCTGACGATCACGCGGGTCACCGTCGCGGCGTTCGCGGCGCTGAAGACCTACGACCCTCCGGTGGACGCCCTGGTCGGCGCCGAGATCACCGGCGCAACGCGGCACGGCAAGTTCATCGACCTGGCCACCACCACGACGGATGCCGCACCCCATCTGATCTTCCATCTCGCCAAGGCCGGGTGGCTGAGGTGGTACGACGAGCTTCCTGCGACCATCATCCGCCCGGGCAAGACCCCCATCGCCCTGCGGGTGGCGTTCTCGGACGGGTCCGGATTCGATCTGACCGAAGCGGGCACCAAGAAATCCCTCGCCGTGTACGTGGTCACCGATCCGCAGGACGTGCCCGGAATCGCGCGGCTGGGACCCGATCCGCTCGATCCGGCCTTCACGCGCGACACGCTCGCCGGGCTGGTGCAGGGTCGGCGCACGCAGATCAAGGGCGTGCTGCGCGATCAGTCGATCCTGGCCGGGGTGGGCAACGCCTATTCGGATGAGATCCTGCACGACGCCCGGATGTCGCCGTATGCCCTCGCAGCGACCCTCACCGACGAGGACATCGACGGACTGCACGCCGCGATGACCCGCACACTGGCCGAGGCGGTCGCCACGGCATCCGGCAAGCCGCCCGCCGAGCTGAAGGATGCCAAGCGTCGCGGTATGCAGGTGCACGGCCGCCGCGGCGAGACCTGCCCGGTGTGCGGCGATGTCGTGCGCAGCGTCTTCTTCGCCGACAACTCGCTGGAGTACTGCGCCACCTGCCAGACCGGCGGCAAGATCCTCGCCGATCGCCGGCTCTCGCGACTGCTCAAGTAG
- the glpK gene encoding glycerol kinase GlpK, which produces MSDHVLALDQGTTSTRAIVFDGHGGIVAVAQREHEQIFPRAGWVEHDPIEIWTNTQWVIATVLDDAGLAPQDVAGLGITNQRETAIVWDRRTGRPVTNAIVWQDTRTQSLIDRLAADGGTDRFAERTGLPLATYFSASKIAWILDSVPGARADAEAGHLLFGTPDTWVIWNLTGDTRSGIHVTDVTNASRTLLMDLSTLDWSDDLLAVFGIPRAMLPEIVPSSGVIGEVLEPAAARGIRIAGILGDQQAATFGQAAFDPGQSKNTYGTGNFLLVNTGTDIVRSTHGLVTTVAYRCGDEPTSYALEGSIAVTGSLVQWLRDNLGIISSAPEVARLASTVDDSGGAYFVPAFSGLFAPYWRPDARGALVGLTRYVNKAHIARAAIEAAAFQSRDVIDAIVADTGRELTELRVDGGGSRDDLMMQFQADILGIPVVRPAIIETTALGAAYAAGLATGVWSGRDALRGQWREGRRWEPTMPAEEADRRMRLWRKAVTKSLDWVDEDVTALS; this is translated from the coding sequence GTGTCGGATCATGTGCTGGCGCTGGACCAGGGGACCACCTCGACGCGCGCCATCGTGTTCGACGGCCACGGCGGAATCGTCGCCGTCGCTCAGCGCGAACACGAGCAGATCTTCCCCCGGGCGGGCTGGGTCGAACACGACCCGATCGAGATCTGGACGAACACGCAGTGGGTGATCGCCACGGTTCTGGACGATGCCGGCCTGGCGCCGCAGGATGTCGCGGGCCTGGGGATCACCAACCAGCGCGAGACCGCGATCGTCTGGGACCGCCGCACCGGCCGACCGGTGACGAACGCGATCGTCTGGCAGGACACCCGCACGCAGTCTCTCATCGATCGGCTCGCCGCGGACGGCGGCACCGACCGGTTCGCCGAGCGCACCGGCCTGCCGCTGGCGACGTACTTCTCGGCGTCGAAGATCGCATGGATCCTCGATTCCGTGCCCGGTGCGCGAGCCGATGCCGAGGCGGGGCATCTGCTGTTCGGCACACCCGACACGTGGGTGATCTGGAACCTGACCGGGGACACGCGCAGCGGGATCCACGTCACCGACGTCACCAATGCCAGCCGCACGCTGCTGATGGACCTGAGCACGCTGGACTGGTCGGACGACCTGCTCGCGGTGTTCGGCATCCCGCGTGCGATGCTGCCCGAGATCGTGCCCTCGTCGGGGGTGATCGGCGAGGTGCTCGAACCTGCCGCGGCACGGGGCATCCGGATCGCCGGGATCCTCGGCGACCAGCAGGCGGCCACCTTCGGCCAAGCGGCATTCGACCCGGGGCAGTCCAAGAACACGTACGGCACCGGCAACTTCCTGCTGGTCAACACCGGCACGGACATCGTCCGCTCCACGCACGGGCTGGTCACCACCGTGGCCTACCGCTGCGGAGACGAGCCGACCTCGTATGCGCTGGAGGGATCCATTGCCGTGACCGGATCCCTCGTGCAGTGGCTGCGGGACAACCTCGGCATCATCAGCTCGGCTCCCGAGGTGGCCCGGCTCGCCTCGACCGTGGACGACAGCGGCGGGGCGTACTTCGTACCGGCGTTCTCCGGCCTGTTCGCCCCCTACTGGCGCCCGGACGCGCGCGGCGCGCTGGTCGGGCTGACCCGGTACGTGAACAAGGCGCATATCGCCCGGGCCGCGATCGAGGCGGCCGCTTTTCAGTCGCGTGATGTCATCGACGCCATCGTGGCCGACACCGGCCGCGAGCTGACCGAGCTGCGCGTGGACGGCGGCGGGTCGCGGGATGACCTGATGATGCAGTTCCAGGCCGACATCCTCGGGATCCCCGTGGTGCGGCCGGCGATCATCGAGACGACGGCGCTCGGCGCCGCGTACGCGGCCGGGCTGGCCACCGGGGTGTGGTCGGGCCGCGACGCGCTGCGGGGCCAGTGGCGCGAGGGCAGGCGGTGGGAGCCGACGATGCCGGCGGAGGAGGCCGACCGGCGGATGCGGCTGTGGCGCAAGGCCGTGACGAAGTCGCTGGACTGGGTCGACGAGGACGTCACGGCGCTGTCCTGA
- a CDS encoding glycerol-3-phosphate dehydrogenase/oxidase yields the protein MTHAQTGFEALAARPYADVLVVGGGINGLATFRDLAMQGVDVALVERADFVSGASAGSSHMIHGGIRYLENGEFRLVHEAVTERNGLLKIAPHYVRPLQTTIPIFSTFSGVLTAPLRFLRHGGGTHRERGAALIKIGLVIYDSFSRGGGRVPRHEFHGRRRSLQQLPHLNAGVKYTATYWDASLHDPERLAIDVLRDGLTAGGNSARAANYTAAVGVDDGGIVLRDQDSGAQVRFVASVIVNASGPWTDVTNLALGDPTQYMGGTKGSHIVLDHPALLAATGGRELFFEHRDGRIVLIYPLKGRVLVGTTDLEHDMRDPIVCTEAEVDYFLDLVGYVLPDIAVDRSSIVYRFAGVRPLPGHGELAPGFVSRDYRIESAPLVRSSAGREAGAEPGEDQASATVLSLVGGKWTTFRASAENLADHVLGLLARPRRSSTRGVPIGGGRGYPTTERARRRWMDAHRDALPLARVATLLDRYGTTAAEVIAAITADPDDRPLRTLPDFSTAELRHLARAECVVHLDDILLRRTSLAFIGAVTAESAAEVAEAIAPVRGWDLAQRRAQTTRALTQVHAADPTWSDAASAGSSASR from the coding sequence ATGACACACGCACAGACGGGCTTCGAAGCGCTCGCCGCGCGCCCGTACGCCGACGTGCTGGTGGTCGGGGGCGGCATCAACGGTCTGGCGACGTTCCGGGATCTGGCGATGCAGGGCGTGGATGTCGCGCTGGTGGAGCGCGCCGACTTCGTCAGCGGTGCTTCCGCGGGCTCCTCGCACATGATCCATGGCGGCATCCGATACCTCGAGAACGGGGAATTCCGGCTCGTGCACGAGGCGGTGACCGAACGCAACGGCCTGCTGAAGATCGCGCCGCACTACGTGCGGCCGCTGCAGACGACGATTCCCATCTTCTCCACCTTCTCCGGCGTGCTGACCGCCCCACTGCGCTTCCTGCGGCACGGGGGCGGCACGCACCGCGAACGCGGGGCCGCTCTGATCAAGATCGGCCTGGTCATCTACGACTCCTTCTCGCGCGGCGGCGGCCGGGTGCCTCGCCACGAGTTCCACGGACGGCGCAGGTCACTGCAACAGCTGCCGCACCTGAACGCGGGGGTCAAGTACACCGCGACGTACTGGGACGCGTCGCTGCACGATCCGGAGCGCTTGGCCATCGACGTGCTGCGCGACGGTCTCACGGCCGGGGGCAACTCGGCGCGTGCGGCCAACTACACCGCCGCTGTCGGGGTGGACGACGGCGGAATCGTCCTGCGCGACCAGGACAGCGGTGCGCAGGTGCGGTTCGTCGCATCCGTGATCGTCAACGCGTCCGGGCCGTGGACCGATGTCACCAACCTCGCACTCGGCGATCCGACGCAGTACATGGGCGGCACGAAGGGCTCGCACATCGTGCTGGACCACCCCGCGCTGCTGGCCGCCACGGGCGGGCGCGAGCTGTTCTTCGAGCACAGGGACGGCCGGATCGTGCTCATCTACCCGCTGAAGGGCCGCGTCCTGGTCGGCACCACCGACCTCGAGCACGACATGCGCGACCCGATCGTGTGCACCGAGGCGGAGGTCGACTACTTCCTCGATCTGGTCGGCTACGTCCTGCCCGACATCGCGGTGGATCGCAGCAGCATCGTGTACCGCTTCGCGGGCGTACGGCCGCTGCCCGGACACGGTGAGCTGGCGCCCGGCTTCGTCTCGCGGGACTACCGCATCGAGTCCGCGCCACTGGTCCGCTCGTCGGCCGGCCGGGAGGCCGGGGCTGAGCCGGGGGAGGATCAGGCCAGCGCCACGGTGCTCAGCCTGGTGGGCGGCAAGTGGACGACCTTCCGCGCGTCGGCGGAGAACCTCGCCGATCACGTCCTCGGGCTGCTCGCGCGTCCGCGGCGCAGCTCGACCAGGGGAGTGCCGATCGGCGGCGGCCGCGGCTACCCGACCACCGAGCGCGCGCGCCGACGGTGGATGGACGCGCACCGCGATGCGCTGCCCCTCGCCCGGGTCGCGACCCTGCTCGATCGCTACGGCACGACCGCCGCCGAGGTCATCGCGGCGATCACGGCGGACCCGGACGACCGGCCGCTGCGGACGCTGCCGGACTTCAGCACCGCGGAATTGCGCCACCTCGCCCGCGCGGAATGCGTCGTGCACCTCGATGACATCCTGCTGCGCCGCACCAGCCTGGCCTTCATCGGCGCCGTCACCGCGGAGTCGGCCGCCGAGGTCGCGGAGGCGATCGCACCGGTGCGGGGGTGGGACCTCGCGCAGCGACGCGCACAGACCACCCGGGCGTTGACGCAGGTGCACGCGGCGGATCCGACCTGGTCGGACGCGGCATCCGCAGGGTCCTCCGCATCGCGATAG
- the ribD gene encoding bifunctional diaminohydroxyphosphoribosylaminopyrimidine deaminase/5-amino-6-(5-phosphoribosylamino)uracil reductase RibD: MPVNGAERDAMIRALELARNGPRGVNPQVGAVILSPDGDVLAEGWHRGAGTVHAEVDALSQLADGAARGTTAVVTLEPCNHTGRTGPCAVALIEAGVSRVIFAVDDPNPESTGGAQRLREAGVSVESGVMAEEGTELLASWLTVQRLGRPHVTVKWAQSLDGRAAASDGTSQWITGADARADVHRRRAEADAIVVGIGTVLADDPALTARRPDGTLYDSQPVPVVLGDRRLPEDAALRRHPRQLLHRSGSDLPAVLSELRALGAQRVFVEGGPTIASAFLREHLVDEVLAYVAPTLIGYGADGTDHPALGRLGVDTISQQRRLAVSSVQMLGRDLLLTAHPATQGDL, encoded by the coding sequence ATGCCGGTGAACGGTGCGGAGCGGGATGCGATGATCCGTGCGCTGGAGCTGGCGCGCAACGGCCCGCGCGGCGTCAACCCGCAGGTCGGCGCGGTCATCCTCTCCCCCGACGGCGACGTGCTCGCCGAGGGGTGGCACCGTGGTGCCGGCACCGTGCACGCCGAGGTGGACGCGCTGTCCCAGCTGGCCGACGGCGCCGCGCGCGGCACCACCGCGGTGGTCACCCTCGAGCCGTGCAACCACACCGGCCGGACCGGTCCCTGCGCCGTCGCGCTGATCGAGGCGGGCGTGTCCCGCGTGATCTTCGCGGTGGACGACCCGAACCCCGAATCGACCGGTGGTGCGCAACGGCTGCGCGAGGCCGGGGTCTCCGTCGAATCCGGCGTGATGGCGGAGGAAGGCACCGAGCTGCTGGCCTCCTGGCTCACCGTGCAACGGCTGGGCCGGCCGCACGTCACCGTCAAGTGGGCGCAGAGCCTGGACGGACGCGCCGCAGCATCCGACGGCACCAGCCAGTGGATCACCGGAGCGGACGCGCGGGCGGACGTGCACCGTCGCCGCGCGGAGGCCGACGCGATCGTGGTGGGCATCGGCACGGTCCTGGCCGACGACCCGGCGCTGACCGCCCGCCGTCCGGACGGGACGTTGTACGACAGCCAGCCGGTGCCGGTCGTGCTCGGCGACCGCCGGCTGCCGGAGGATGCCGCCCTGCGCAGGCACCCACGGCAGCTGCTGCACCGCTCGGGCAGCGACCTGCCCGCGGTCCTGTCCGAACTGCGCGCGCTGGGCGCCCAGCGGGTGTTCGTCGAAGGCGGCCCGACCATCGCCAGCGCATTCCTGCGCGAGCACCTCGTCGACGAGGTGCTCGCCTACGTCGCCCCGACCCTGATCGGTTACGGCGCCGACGGCACCGACCACCCCGCGCTCGGCCGCCTCGGCGTCGACACCATCTCTCAGCAGCGGCGCCTGGCCGTGTCATCCGTGCAGATGCTCGGCCGGGACCTGCTGCTGACCGCACACCCCGCCACGCAAGGAGACCTCTGA
- a CDS encoding riboflavin synthase, whose protein sequence is MFTGIVEEIGAVTAVDPSGDGVRLRVHAPKAVSDAAHGDSISVSGVCLTVVDRGDDWFTADVMKQTLDMSTLAGVAAGRPVNLERATAAHGRLGGHIVQGHIDGTGELLQVRPGAQWRVLRVGLPAALAPLVVDKGSISVDGVSLTVSAVSPADSDAPWFEVSLIPETLAATTLGSRAVGDLVNLETDILARHVQRLLAFTPSAVTTATVDTPAAPAAQTEGGSR, encoded by the coding sequence ATGTTCACCGGAATCGTCGAAGAGATCGGGGCCGTCACGGCCGTCGACCCGTCCGGAGACGGCGTGCGGCTGCGAGTGCATGCGCCCAAGGCGGTATCGGACGCCGCCCACGGCGACTCCATCTCGGTCAGCGGCGTCTGCCTCACCGTGGTCGATCGCGGCGATGACTGGTTCACGGCAGATGTGATGAAGCAGACCCTCGACATGTCCACCCTGGCCGGGGTCGCGGCCGGTCGACCGGTCAACCTGGAGCGGGCAACCGCCGCACACGGGCGCCTCGGCGGGCACATCGTGCAGGGCCACATCGACGGCACCGGTGAGCTTCTGCAGGTCCGCCCCGGAGCGCAGTGGCGCGTTCTGCGCGTCGGCCTGCCCGCCGCGCTCGCTCCGCTGGTGGTCGACAAGGGCTCCATCTCGGTCGACGGCGTCTCACTGACGGTCAGCGCGGTCAGCCCCGCCGATTCCGACGCCCCCTGGTTCGAGGTCTCGCTCATCCCCGAGACGCTCGCGGCCACGACGCTCGGCTCCCGCGCGGTCGGCGACCTGGTCAACCTCGAGACCGACATCCTGGCGCGTCACGTGCAGCGCCTGCTCGCGTTCACCCCTTCCGCGGTCACCACCGCGACGGTCGATACCCCCGCGGCCCCCGCCGCCCAGACAGAAGGAGGCTCCCGATGA